CGAAAGCGACGAACTGAACACTGATCGATACGCTGGCATCATGAGTGACCAGCCGCAGCGACCCGTTGTCGAGCCGCTGCGCGTGGACACCCAGCACATCATCATCGTCGGCCTTTCGGTGTGGGCGATTGCCCTGTTGTTGACTCTCGTCGTGCCCGCCCTGCACAGCGGAGAGCGCGCCTGGTGGCCGTGGGCGGCGGTCTCCGGACTGGCGCTCGGCACACTGGGCCTGATGTACGTACGACGCGGGCGCGGCAACGCGAGCGAGGCGTGATGAATCGTCCGACACTTCCTGGAAAGGCGTTCCATGCTTTCTGACCACGCTGACAAGGTGGCCCACCGTACGGCGACGGTCGTGCTCTTCGGGGCAACGGGCGACTTGGCAAAACGCAAGCTGCTACCGGGCCTGCTGCACCTGTTCAGCTCCCGGTTGCTGGGTGACCTACGCCTGGTCGCGACCTCTTTGGAGGAGATGACCCGCGATGAGTTCATCGATCTCGCGGCACGCTCTATCGACGAGTTCTCGGCGCACACCCGCGAGGACAAGGTTTGGCAGGCCTTCGCCAAGCGTGTGTACTACGTCCCGGGATCCGCCGGCCCGCAAGGGCTGGCAGACACGGTCGCCGAAGCCGAAGCCGAAGTCACCGACATCGAACCTCCCCAGCGGTTGCACTACCTGAGCGTGCCTCCCAAGGCTGCGCTCGCCGTGACGCGCACCCTGGCTCAGGCGGGACTGGCGAAGGGCAGCAGGATTGTGATGGAAAAGCCCTTCGGGACCGACCTGACCAGTGCGGTGGCCCTGAATACGGCGGTCCACGAGAATTTCACCGAGGACCAGGTCTTTCGCATCGATCACTTCCTGGGTAAGGAGGCGGCGCTCAACATTCTCGCGTTCCGCTTCGCCAACGGACTGTTCGAGCCGATCTGGCACCGCAACAACATCGAGCACATTCAGATCGACGTGCCGGAGATACTCGGTCTGGACCAGCGCGCCGACTTCTACGAGAACACCGGGGCCTACCGGGACATGGTGGTCACCCACCTGTTCCAGGTGCTGGCCTTCACGGCAATGGAGCCCCCCACCGCGCTGTTGCCGGAGGCGATCACCGAGGAGAAGAACAAGGTCTTCCGGTCGATGCAACCGATCAACCCACGAGATGTCGTTCGTGGCCAGTACCTCGGCTACCGCGATATCGACGGCGTGTCGCCGGAGTCGGAGACCGAGACCTTCATTGCGCTGAAGTGCTACATCGACAACTGGCGTTGGGCGGGCGTCCCGTTCTACCTACGCACCGGCAAGAAGCTCGCCGAAGGTCAGCGAATCATCTCAGTGGCCTTCAAAGAGCCACCGAAGTCGATGTTCCCGGCCGGCTCGGGTGTCGGACAGAACGGGCCGGACCACCTGACCTTCGACCTGGCAGACAAGGCCAGGTTGTCGCTGTCGTTCTACGGCAAGCGCCCTGGGCCCGGCTTCCGCCTCGACAAATTGTCGATGCAGTTCGCCTACCAGGACACCGGGTGGGCAGGGTCTGTCCTGGAGGCGTACGAGCGGCTGATCTTCGACGCGATCCGCGGTGACCACACGCTGTTCACCACCGCCGACGGCATCGAGCGACTCTGGGAGATCTCCGAGCCGTTGTTGGAAAACCCGCCGCAGGTACGCCCCTACGCTCCCGGCTCCTGGGGTCCGAACCAGATCCACCAGCTCGTCGCTCCTCATGCATGGCGACTGCCCTTCGAACGCAAATGGCGCAGCCCGACGGCCTGACGTCGCTGATTTACGCTGCAGAGCTGCGGAGCCGCAGAGCCGCAGAGCCGCAGAAACACAGACAACGGCCGACCCGAAAAATTCGGGCCGGCCGTTGTTTGGGTATCCGTTCGCGTTACTTCCGCACCAACCAGCTGTGCTGGAAGGAATTGGTCGTCTTGCCGGCTTTGCTCAGCTGGCGCATCTTCTTCTGGTTGCCGATCGACTGCACCAGGGGGTCGTTGTATCCGAGGGCGTCCAGCATCGGCTGCGCCGCGGGCAGACCGGCGACCGGCCGGTCACTGCGCAGGAACGCGGTGGCGGTCGTGGCGGCGTAGTCCACGTAGTAGCTGATGGTGGTGCCGTCGTCGACGCAGCTCGTGTCGGCGCCGACCATCCGGGTGTGCACGTTGGTCTTGGCGAGGTTGACGAACCAGTTCAGCCACCCGTTGCAGGTGGCGGCGCTGACCGAACCGGAGGGCACGCTGACGTAGTGCTCGAACGCCCACACGTTGTCGGTGTCGACGGTCGCGGTGCCGTTGATCAATGCCGGCAACCGGTTCGCGGTGTCCACGAACAGGTCGCTGGCGAAGATCGGCGCACCGGATGTCGAGGTGTACGCCGTGAGGTAGGTCCACTGAGCACCGCGGACCGGGTAGCAGGTGAAGCGCAACTCCGGGCCCTGGAACCCGGCGTCCTGGGTGCCGCCCAGCAGCGTCGAGGTCCTGGAGTTGTTGACCTGGCCGACCATCCAGCGGGCATGCGATTCGCAGTCGGCCCGCGACCAGAATTTTGCCTGCTTCGCGGTGCCGTGGAGATAGATCGATCCGGCGGGGTTGGCTGCGGCGTCTGCGGGGGTGGCGGCGGCAAGGGTGATGCCGGTCCCTGCGAGTGCGGTGGCCCCAACGACGGCGGCAAGCTTCTTGAGCATCTGGTGGGTCTTTTCTCGAGTGCCTGGTGAGGCGACAGCCGCCCTGTTGCAGATCCTAGGAGCTGAACGCCTGTCGCTGTCGAGATTGCGACCACCTGTTACTCGATCGTGGCCTATTCGGCGAGCTCCCGCACACTGACATCGAGCGCGAATTCGTCCAGCACGTGAGCGTGCTCAGGCTCCACGGACGTCAACTCCAGGTCAGCCTCGCTATGCGCACCGCATCCGTGGTCCAACGAAACCACCGTGCCGTCACTGGGCGACCAGGCGTTGGCGCACACGCCGAACATCTGACGCAGGGCGCCGGCCATCGGAACGAAGAAGCCGCATGACGCGCAGTGTGCGGGGGCCTTCTGCGCAATATCCGCGCCAGGACCGTGGCCACCGTCATACCAACGTGCCGCAGCATCAGCGCGACCCTGAGCAGACAACACACGCGGCCGCCCGAGGCCTAGTTCGAAGAACCCGACCTCATCGACGTCCTCGTCACCGGTTGCTTCGAACCCGGCCTCCAGGTACGGGTCGTCCTGGACGTACGGCGTGACGTCACCGGCTCCGATATCGCCCGGGGCCAGACGGTCGGCATAGGGCAGCCAGTCCGGCGACAGGATCGACCCGTCACCTGGAAGCAGGTTGGTCTCGCAGACGGTCGCCACCTTGGCACGGGGCGCGCGCGCGAGAGAGATGGACCAGTGCCAACCCGCGTATCCCTTGCGATCGCACGCGAACTGGTGCATTGCCAGTCGTTCGTCGAGCATGACGGCGCCCAGGTGCTCGCCCACATCGGCGGCGCTGGAGATACTTTCGGCCGCCGTCCTGGCCACCTGGACAGCATCGGTGAGCACTTTGTCCACCTTGGGCCTGGCGACCTTGGATCTGCCGACCCGAGCCTTCGTGACGCCGGCTTCGCCACCACCTTCGGCCGCGGCGCGGGTCGTGGTCGCCATACCTCAGCCCTCGAGGTCGTCGGCGACGGCCCGCAGCACAGCGGCGACCTTGGAGGTGTGCGACTTGTCCGGGTAACGCCCTCGTCGCAGGTCGTTACCGAGCTTGTCGAGCAGCTTGATCAGATCCTCGACGATCAGGCCCATGTCGTCGGCCGGCTTGCGATGCCGAGCAGCCAGCGATGGGGCAGCATCGAGGATGGTGACGCTGAGCGCCTGGGCACCTCGGCGCCCCTCGGCGACGCTGTACTCGACACGCGTGCCGCCTTTGACCGCCGTCGTACCCGCGGGCAGGGCGCTGGAGGGCATGAAGACGTCCTGGCCGTCGTCACCGGAAACGAATCCGAAGCCTTTGTCGGAATCGAAGAATTTGACCTTGCCGCTGGGCACGATGCACCTACTCGTTCGATGTTGCGCTGGGGGGTACAGAAGGCAAGGTTAACGCGCTGCGCGAGCCCTCTGGAACTCAACGAGTCGGGCCCCGAGCTCCCACAGATCCGCCACGACGTCATCGGCTCCCGCAGCACGAAGTGTTCGCGCGTCGTGCGGACCGGTTGTCACGCCCACGGCGTAGGCCCCGGCGCTGCGAGCTGCGTACATGTCCCCTTCGTGGTCGCCGACGTAGAACTGGGCCGAGTGCTCGAGCAGCGGCGCTGCCTTGTCGCGCGCGAAGACGCCGCCCACCACCACGTCGGGCCGCAGACCGACGTGCGCGAGCACCGCGTGAACAGCCGCCGGTGTTTTGGCGCTGACCACCAGGACGCGTCCCCCGTCGCGGTGGATCTGATCGAGTAGCGGGGCCGCCCCCGGCAGCGCGGTCGTGACCTGCACAGCGCGCTGCAGGTAGGCCGTGCGGTAGTCCTGCGCGGCGGCCTGCACCTGCTCGACCGGTAGGAACAATGCGAGGTTGGCCTCCAACGGGGTGCCGATCAGGGGCCACAACTGCGATTCGTCGACCTGCCGGTCACGCTCGGACAGCACCTGCTGCATACAGTCCACAATTCCCTGTCGGGAATCGACCAGGGTCATGTCGAGGTCGAAACCGACGACGAGAGGTGGCGTCGTCACCTCGGGCCGGGGCCCCACTGTTGCTGCCCGCCGACCTGCCACTGCTGACTCTGCTGCCACTGCTTGCGGCGGTTGCTGCTGCCGACCAGACGCACAATGGCCACGATGGTCAGGATCAGCCCGAGCACACCGAGCACAACCGCGATCCCGATTCCGACAATCAACGGGACTCCGATGTCCTTGCCCAGATTGTTCATCTGGGCCTGGCTGATCGCCCGGAGCGTGACATCACCGCAGTCCAACGTGTAGCTACCGGCCGCCGTCGTGGTGAAAGTGGCCTGCTCAGTCTGCTGGTTGATGCTGACACTGCCGGAGCTGAAGGTGAAGGGAATGAACGTCCCGGCCGGATCGGTTGCCCCGCAGCGATTCTGGGACTGCCCGCTGATGTCTCCCGACGCGAAAACCACGTATGCCGTGCTCGCGTCCAAGCGCTGCGGGGAGGACGCGGTCCAGTCTCCGGTCTGGAAGGTGTCCATGCCGCGGTGCACACCGAGCCAGATGCCGACGCCGAAGGCCGCCGGCGCGAGGATGAACATGCAGACCAGGCCGATGGCCAGCGGCCACCAGCCTCGGGTGGGTGGAGGGGCCGCGTTCCTGGCGTCGAACCCGCCATAATTCTGTGCCATCGACTGTTCCCCTTCCGCATGCGGCTGCTAGTGCACCCACCGCCTAGGCCGAAGGTTAGTGGACCCGTCAAGAGCTGCGAGACGCACCGCACGTTGTCCACAGGGACCAGCCCGCGCCGGAAGTCCGATCAGAAGTACCAGGGATAAGGCGACCAGTCAGGGTCGCGCTTCTGCAGGAATGAGTCTCGTCCTTCAACTGCTTCGTCGGTCATGTAGGCCAGCCGGGTCGCCTCGCCCGCGAATACCTGCTGGCCCATCAGCCCGTCGTCGGTGAGGTTCATTGCGAACTTCAGCATCCGCTGTGCGGTCGGGGACTTGCCGTTGATCTCGGCGGCGACCTGCAGTGCTTCACGCTCCAGCTCGGCATGATCGGCGACGATGTTGACCGCGCCCATCCGCTGCATGGCTTCGGCGTCGTAGGTGCGGCCGAGGAAAAAGATCTCGCGGGCGAATTTCTGGCCGACCTGTTTGGCGAGGTAGGCCGACCCGTACCCCGCGTCGAACGAGCCGACATCTGCATCCGTCTGCTTGAACCGGGCCTGCTGTCGGCTGGCGATCGTCAGGTCGCAGATCACGTGCAACGAGTGCCCGCCGCCGGCAGCCCAGCCACCCACGACCGCGATCACAACCTTGGGCATGGTGCGGATCAGCCGTTGCACCTCCAGGATGTGCAGCCGCCCGCCCTGCGCCTTGACGCGCGCTGCGTCAACGGTGTCTGCGGTCTCGCCTTCGGCGTACTGGTAACCGCTGCGTCCGCGGATGCGCTGGTCACCGCCGGAACAGAAGCTCCATTTACCGTCCTTGGGACTGGGCCCGTTGCCGGTCAGCAGCACGACACCGACGTCCGGCGTCATCCGCGCGT
This portion of the Dermatophilaceae bacterium Sec6.4 genome encodes:
- a CDS encoding 1,4-dihydroxy-2-naphthoyl-CoA synthase translates to MTETAAGQPFDPDSWEAVPGFELTDITYHRCTTPGPARGTVRVAFDRPEVLNAFRPHTVDELYRVLDHARMTPDVGVVLLTGNGPSPKDGKWSFCSGGDQRIRGRSGYQYAEGETADTVDAARVKAQGGRLHILEVQRLIRTMPKVVIAVVGGWAAGGGHSLHVICDLTIASRQQARFKQTDADVGSFDAGYGSAYLAKQVGQKFAREIFFLGRTYDAEAMQRMGAVNIVADHAELEREALQVAAEINGKSPTAQRMLKFAMNLTDDGLMGQQVFAGEATRLAYMTDEAVEGRDSFLQKRDPDWSPYPWYF
- a CDS encoding HAD family hydrolase: MGPRPEVTTPPLVVGFDLDMTLVDSRQGIVDCMQQVLSERDRQVDESQLWPLIGTPLEANLALFLPVEQVQAAAQDYRTAYLQRAVQVTTALPGAAPLLDQIHRDGGRVLVVSAKTPAAVHAVLAHVGLRPDVVVGGVFARDKAAPLLEHSAQFYVGDHEGDMYAARSAGAYAVGVTTGPHDARTLRAAGADDVVADLWELGARLVEFQRARAAR
- the zwf gene encoding glucose-6-phosphate dehydrogenase; the encoded protein is MLSDHADKVAHRTATVVLFGATGDLAKRKLLPGLLHLFSSRLLGDLRLVATSLEEMTRDEFIDLAARSIDEFSAHTREDKVWQAFAKRVYYVPGSAGPQGLADTVAEAEAEVTDIEPPQRLHYLSVPPKAALAVTRTLAQAGLAKGSRIVMEKPFGTDLTSAVALNTAVHENFTEDQVFRIDHFLGKEAALNILAFRFANGLFEPIWHRNNIEHIQIDVPEILGLDQRADFYENTGAYRDMVVTHLFQVLAFTAMEPPTALLPEAITEEKNKVFRSMQPINPRDVVRGQYLGYRDIDGVSPESETETFIALKCYIDNWRWAGVPFYLRTGKKLAEGQRIISVAFKEPPKSMFPAGSGVGQNGPDHLTFDLADKARLSLSFYGKRPGPGFRLDKLSMQFAYQDTGWAGSVLEAYERLIFDAIRGDHTLFTTADGIERLWEISEPLLENPPQVRPYAPGSWGPNQIHQLVAPHAWRLPFERKWRSPTA
- a CDS encoding cold shock domain-containing protein; protein product: MPSGKVKFFDSDKGFGFVSGDDGQDVFMPSSALPAGTTAVKGGTRVEYSVAEGRRGAQALSVTILDAAPSLAARHRKPADDMGLIVEDLIKLLDKLGNDLRRGRYPDKSHTSKVAAVLRAVADDLEG
- a CDS encoding DUF2530 domain-containing protein; its protein translation is MSDQPQRPVVEPLRVDTQHIIIVGLSVWAIALLLTLVVPALHSGERAWWPWAAVSGLALGTLGLMYVRRGRGNASEA
- a CDS encoding DUF3027 domain-containing protein, which encodes MATTTRAAAEGGGEAGVTKARVGRSKVARPKVDKVLTDAVQVARTAAESISSAADVGEHLGAVMLDERLAMHQFACDRKGYAGWHWSISLARAPRAKVATVCETNLLPGDGSILSPDWLPYADRLAPGDIGAGDVTPYVQDDPYLEAGFEATGDEDVDEVGFFELGLGRPRVLSAQGRADAAARWYDGGHGPGADIAQKAPAHCASCGFFVPMAGALRQMFGVCANAWSPSDGTVVSLDHGCGAHSEADLELTSVEPEHAHVLDEFALDVSVRELAE